The following are from one region of the Endozoicomonas sp. 4G genome:
- a CDS encoding AAA family ATPase, translated as MDGQISGNTNKRRFERTPDSAVPPKKAKLDEPNGKAKKIEACDQVMSRLKISPSSVTPPDKARTVSATDSLPQKAPYPFDFRFVASDDEVRQLLVDLSCDKHQDVAVISYPDDLSQANLVSRLSIADNGRHTLSAGKLFEGSQPLTLVMDIRKLTGEELPKFNDLLDPDNPCLYDKVSQKKRPLGAHVSLLVLAAPEQLASVGKRDNAPGADFWRRINRPDNTWHFETQAGNTPSMAIDKVPPLLAQLPAAESVMDESAMDDDTTLVIDCHLHSNWRQLLLGGPGVDQQGRIQHLPGRLETLRAGQRVILKGADWQDLAFEQTIRQMLAQRCFESNGKVCQLPDDVQFYQMSVGKDELHSLFQSLSDSNEEGLSSNAAGNPIIINQSNISQWLNTIAITPEGYAVPNTRLLEQVQAGGTVTVTSPLTEALWFRFLGSLQTIRETTGLAPRLQVAHTRQQPKALGLAKNDGHVLSSLQDKVRGHGAFNTVTYRHHAQASHWVNSWVNQHPQSPLVIQVNDQTSFSQLFDDIHITSEKKAHFGRQQSKLQEALTTGEPVILRGLETNPTLQQLLEPLAVGQPLSVNGHLQAYPQAHVTVLWPESVKSPSTLFNSMVATGTPCPDLDLWAINAARYDIPRAELPEQALDKLYEAFETVPDNLCHPLPKMTDALLNQLILAARRAQQEDQSLQLLPRHWRKAINSTITHGTRQHPTVRDFMKVACWELLPDADKEPDAHDQAASVDPDQLTAIINGAPRLDRVFIKQNLWSLARAFDPTVFNGSLQLSYEKPLPLPDEDEILDRLCAIIVAHGPENQRQAIAYQLQVDLKAAEPYQSLAIRPTRQIKRLQDALASDWQLTLPPGQTRSDTLHTLASDCFQIAKTTKPETEGIERIKHRLSESLVLQGSDDKPLAGDKPLAGDKPLAGDKPLAGDKPWSILAGDLYHGKINQQDRESRRLSRLHDRLTDSPVIFLQGETGTGKSYFSAKMANTSGPAAVLSLGPSDSEQTLMKRWQWKEQADGDRTMEQQERMLMAWANTSHDQDGEYLTLVLDEANLAQTGLLASLNGLWEPKPCIYVDGHPVQVSKKHRVILTGNPDDYAGRQLDLALKEKLPRTYYPRLDQAFLRDKVVEPALVNQLQQHYLTESQLSEPQLSEPQLSEPQLSEPQLSESQINDIARSATGSVMALWQFYQELLPEHEFTPRDLTDICSWVGWYLDRSLSTGDTVTGRQMYGLIQQSFRDVLGPEISETYQDALCALDIWFAVHYQTDNTLRDTVHNHTLPDIQKAFRAVTGEIQPDFDTSGSAVCELVQQIGQDLSRTQQAYHHNKKHGGRQATLIEGPAGRGKDATLNLMIKSVKQQAKERQESMPEVYFLNACDCSWDEVCKTIQKAKLKGGIVVISEMNLIDSQHLEGELNDILAGDAHPGFHLFATINPPRYSGRKPLSPALKGRFRHLPIRRYNPTELQAIAEKVLPESPEGKNVAEQLTWLHCRLRDELEKQDLSLLPTSLDLQNVARAVVRGRDFSKEGLHQCLNKHYRLYLMAAKTSLEKLPEPSALAVGREAFEPELCRWFNETSGMDRPWLIRCSQLDSIDEKNHEISIKARPNKEEAKAEIIKRVAQAQWQLSGLSLKPAESDDILTGGLYRYWQQRWFAHRFGKTGVDANSVFPMTEEQQQTMQLPANRPYLHEADRQISAWHANGAQLWTAFWRQLSELPEHLIDDVIHETSATSDDKAPYNPQDYEKQAPALDRSTGYQRQAIPRIDDHILFKWPGHFSGIYRWWAKDVYVTPEGDIKEIDISHKSMQGTEVLIPARLPEHGRVVTLAEDQTLATFDWQPKWRLDNGRYPLPSLTKDDHIMALDVKPKARVSLLRDRYTGLHSLQLHEATTRNIKLSYIVEPKPGKKIPARPEPSTRFDARCSEAVKTLLNEMFENIDDQPSEIQEPLRKINDAENTRQCIEAIKDYCQGFSGNAMPDPNKPFFEFLVKQRQGSCRHRVPVFVVLCRYFGIPCRKISNRTHTFAECSLDGGQSWESVDLGGSPAKETKILSEFQHTIKVRGSGAESRKTRAFLEGADSAQLEAMAKVYGMNPEELKKTLATNGALPATHLTTAEIVKKLWQEKDLASFSMGVSMLLQTESLSDEEMQLIAAASYDDPCACYPMSEAVKHILFSSDKDQVTEQLKLLHSKMTDQAGASPQQWLSSMIRILIGSDLTQPSVIEFARNALKLGWLNPPPTYNTDIVDVKKHHQLLVRLKDVDELRVEATHCLRKSYEILFSRGANSQIWRLTYQSFQKYHPFFVTHRHDGFSLSLQNKIDSPSIRIDWTDKPEGIPNIERMLGHQSAFPQLNSGNANHRPVIMLGDPAWGCRVIQEKVEALIQRKIENSPELQQILEKTKRYDAAYKQLRNALERLDKLISNHPERREEYERQRNDIERSYRPILKSLRVPHEENKRVPDLKSKCQQTIQQAFSHYLYEVTHLKGGGLTCCWGNPCVKDKGNYGAHDPSSPEELYAMMSQISGFSFEQFIDDAYLRGALKASNALVLRTDEMTTIAKEFVCSMNLDSIYESLGV; from the coding sequence ATGGATGGTCAGATTAGTGGGAACACAAACAAACGCAGGTTTGAGCGCACCCCTGATAGTGCTGTGCCACCCAAAAAAGCAAAGCTGGATGAACCTAATGGAAAGGCAAAGAAGATAGAAGCCTGCGATCAAGTCATGTCCAGATTGAAGATATCGCCCTCTTCAGTGACGCCCCCTGATAAAGCGAGAACCGTATCCGCAACCGATTCCCTGCCCCAAAAAGCCCCCTACCCCTTCGATTTCCGTTTTGTCGCCAGTGATGATGAGGTTCGACAGCTTTTGGTTGACCTGAGCTGCGATAAACATCAGGACGTCGCTGTTATTTCCTACCCCGATGATCTCTCGCAGGCCAACCTGGTGAGCCGGTTGAGTATTGCCGACAATGGTCGCCATACGCTGAGTGCTGGCAAGCTGTTTGAAGGCTCACAGCCATTGACCCTGGTGATGGATATCCGAAAGCTCACCGGCGAGGAGTTGCCGAAATTCAACGATCTGCTGGATCCCGACAACCCCTGTTTATACGACAAAGTCAGCCAGAAGAAACGCCCCCTGGGCGCGCATGTTTCGCTGTTGGTTTTGGCAGCCCCTGAACAGTTGGCATCGGTTGGCAAGCGTGACAATGCTCCCGGTGCTGATTTCTGGCGCCGAATCAATCGGCCGGACAATACCTGGCACTTTGAAACTCAGGCTGGCAATACCCCATCGATGGCTATTGACAAGGTTCCACCGTTACTGGCCCAACTCCCCGCTGCCGAAAGTGTTATGGATGAGAGTGCTATGGACGACGACACTACCCTTGTTATTGACTGCCATTTGCACAGCAACTGGCGACAGTTGTTGTTAGGCGGCCCCGGTGTCGATCAACAGGGGCGAATCCAACACCTGCCCGGCAGACTTGAGACATTAAGGGCCGGACAACGGGTGATTTTGAAAGGAGCCGACTGGCAGGATCTGGCCTTTGAACAGACGATTCGACAGATGCTGGCGCAACGGTGCTTTGAGAGCAATGGCAAGGTCTGCCAGTTACCCGACGATGTTCAGTTTTATCAGATGTCGGTTGGGAAGGATGAACTTCATTCTTTGTTCCAAAGCCTGTCTGATTCCAATGAGGAAGGACTTTCCAGTAATGCAGCCGGAAACCCGATCATCATTAACCAGAGTAATATCAGCCAATGGCTGAACACCATTGCCATTACCCCGGAAGGCTATGCTGTCCCTAACACCCGTCTGTTGGAACAGGTTCAGGCGGGGGGTACCGTTACCGTCACCTCTCCTCTTACTGAGGCACTCTGGTTTCGTTTCTTGGGTTCACTGCAAACCATTCGCGAGACCACCGGCCTGGCGCCCCGGCTTCAGGTGGCTCATACCAGACAGCAGCCCAAAGCCCTGGGATTAGCAAAAAATGATGGGCACGTTCTGTCCAGCCTGCAGGATAAAGTCAGGGGTCACGGCGCTTTTAATACGGTCACTTATCGGCATCATGCTCAGGCCAGTCATTGGGTAAATAGTTGGGTAAATCAACATCCACAATCACCTCTGGTGATTCAGGTTAATGACCAGACCAGCTTCAGCCAGCTATTTGATGATATCCATATCACCTCGGAAAAAAAGGCCCATTTTGGACGACAACAGAGTAAGTTGCAGGAAGCATTAACTACGGGTGAACCGGTGATCCTCCGGGGGCTGGAAACCAATCCAACCCTTCAGCAGCTTCTGGAACCTCTGGCTGTCGGGCAACCGCTGTCAGTGAATGGTCATTTGCAGGCCTACCCACAGGCTCATGTGACCGTACTCTGGCCGGAGTCAGTGAAAAGTCCATCTACCCTGTTCAATTCGATGGTCGCCACGGGTACGCCGTGTCCCGACCTCGATCTCTGGGCTATCAATGCTGCCAGATACGACATTCCCCGCGCTGAACTGCCAGAGCAAGCGCTTGATAAGCTTTACGAAGCCTTTGAAACCGTACCTGACAACCTTTGTCATCCTTTACCCAAAATGACCGATGCCTTGTTAAACCAGCTGATACTGGCTGCCCGGCGGGCACAGCAGGAAGACCAGTCGCTTCAGCTTCTCCCCCGCCACTGGCGCAAGGCCATCAATAGCACCATTACCCATGGCACCCGGCAGCATCCGACGGTGCGGGATTTTATGAAAGTGGCTTGTTGGGAGTTACTGCCAGATGCTGATAAAGAGCCAGATGCTCACGATCAAGCCGCCTCGGTAGACCCGGATCAATTAACGGCCATCATTAACGGGGCTCCCCGGTTGGACAGAGTATTTATCAAGCAGAACCTGTGGTCATTGGCCAGAGCCTTTGACCCGACAGTATTTAATGGATCATTACAACTGTCCTATGAAAAACCACTGCCATTGCCAGATGAAGACGAAATTCTGGACAGACTCTGTGCCATAATCGTGGCCCATGGGCCTGAAAATCAACGACAGGCCATAGCTTACCAGTTGCAAGTGGATCTGAAGGCAGCCGAGCCCTACCAATCCTTAGCCATCAGGCCAACAAGACAGATTAAACGTTTGCAGGATGCACTGGCTTCTGACTGGCAATTAACTTTGCCACCGGGGCAGACCCGATCCGATACCCTTCACACGCTGGCCTCCGATTGTTTTCAAATAGCCAAAACAACAAAGCCTGAAACAGAAGGCATTGAACGTATAAAACATCGGCTCTCTGAATCACTGGTTTTGCAGGGCTCTGATGATAAGCCTTTAGCTGGTGATAAGCCTTTAGCTGGTGATAAGCCTTTAGCTGGTGATAAGCCTTTAGCTGGTGATAAGCCCTGGTCAATACTGGCCGGGGATCTTTATCACGGTAAGATCAATCAGCAGGATCGTGAAAGCCGTCGATTATCCCGACTCCATGACCGGCTTACAGACTCTCCCGTTATCTTCCTGCAGGGAGAAACCGGCACTGGGAAAAGTTACTTTTCCGCCAAAATGGCAAACACTTCAGGACCGGCTGCGGTGCTCTCCCTTGGCCCTTCTGACAGCGAACAGACTTTGATGAAACGCTGGCAGTGGAAGGAACAAGCCGATGGCGATCGCACAATGGAGCAGCAAGAACGAATGCTAATGGCGTGGGCCAACACGTCGCACGACCAAGACGGCGAATACCTCACTCTGGTGCTGGATGAAGCCAACCTGGCCCAAACCGGGTTGCTGGCATCACTGAATGGTTTATGGGAACCGAAACCCTGCATCTATGTGGATGGTCATCCTGTCCAGGTCAGCAAAAAACATCGGGTCATTCTTACCGGTAACCCGGATGATTACGCCGGACGCCAGCTGGACCTGGCCCTGAAAGAGAAACTCCCCAGGACTTACTATCCACGATTGGACCAGGCATTTCTCAGGGACAAGGTGGTGGAACCGGCTCTGGTTAATCAGTTACAACAACACTATCTGACGGAGTCTCAACTAAGTGAGCCTCAACTAAGTGAGCCTCAACTAAGTGAGCCTCAACTAAGTGAGCCTCAACTAAGTGAGTCTCAAATAAACGACATTGCACGCAGTGCCACCGGGAGTGTGATGGCACTGTGGCAATTTTATCAGGAACTGTTGCCCGAACATGAGTTTACCCCGAGGGATTTAACAGATATCTGCAGTTGGGTAGGCTGGTATCTGGATCGTTCGTTATCTACAGGTGATACCGTAACCGGCAGACAAATGTATGGTTTGATCCAGCAAAGTTTTCGGGATGTACTGGGACCTGAAATCAGCGAGACGTATCAGGATGCCCTGTGCGCACTGGATATCTGGTTTGCTGTCCATTACCAGACTGACAACACCCTGAGAGACACAGTGCATAACCATACCTTGCCTGATATTCAGAAGGCCTTCAGAGCCGTCACCGGAGAAATTCAACCTGACTTTGATACCTCCGGCTCAGCCGTCTGTGAACTGGTGCAACAGATTGGACAGGATTTAAGCCGCACTCAGCAGGCTTATCATCACAATAAAAAACACGGCGGAAGACAGGCGACACTGATCGAAGGCCCAGCTGGCCGGGGTAAAGATGCCACGCTGAACCTGATGATCAAAAGTGTCAAACAGCAGGCTAAGGAACGACAAGAATCCATGCCAGAGGTCTACTTCCTGAATGCCTGTGATTGTTCCTGGGACGAAGTGTGTAAAACAATCCAGAAGGCAAAACTCAAAGGCGGCATCGTGGTGATTTCAGAAATGAACCTGATCGACAGCCAGCACCTGGAAGGTGAGTTAAACGATATTCTGGCCGGTGACGCCCATCCGGGTTTTCACTTGTTTGCCACCATCAACCCACCCCGCTACAGCGGCCGAAAACCCTTATCACCGGCACTGAAAGGGCGTTTTCGACATTTACCGATCCGGCGGTATAACCCGACAGAATTGCAGGCCATTGCTGAGAAAGTATTACCAGAGAGCCCGGAGGGGAAAAACGTGGCTGAACAGCTGACCTGGCTGCATTGTCGATTGAGGGATGAGCTAGAAAAGCAAGACCTGTCGTTACTGCCGACCAGCCTTGATTTACAAAATGTCGCCAGGGCGGTTGTCAGAGGGCGTGATTTTAGCAAAGAAGGCCTTCATCAATGCCTGAATAAACACTATCGGCTTTACCTGATGGCCGCCAAAACATCGCTGGAAAAGCTGCCCGAGCCTTCAGCGCTCGCCGTGGGTAGAGAAGCCTTTGAGCCTGAACTGTGTCGTTGGTTCAACGAAACATCGGGCATGGATCGTCCGTGGTTAATACGATGCAGTCAGCTCGACAGTATTGATGAAAAAAACCATGAAATTAGTATTAAGGCTCGTCCGAATAAAGAGGAAGCCAAAGCGGAAATCATCAAGAGAGTGGCCCAGGCCCAGTGGCAGTTATCCGGTCTTTCCCTGAAACCGGCTGAGTCGGACGATATTCTCACCGGGGGACTGTACCGATACTGGCAGCAACGCTGGTTTGCCCATAGGTTTGGCAAGACCGGTGTGGACGCTAATAGCGTCTTTCCCATGACGGAAGAACAGCAACAAACGATGCAATTACCGGCTAACCGGCCTTACCTTCATGAGGCTGATCGGCAGATCAGCGCATGGCACGCCAACGGGGCGCAATTGTGGACTGCGTTTTGGCGTCAGCTCAGTGAGCTGCCGGAGCACCTGATTGATGATGTCATTCACGAAACATCCGCTACCAGCGATGATAAGGCTCCATACAATCCACAAGACTACGAAAAACAGGCTCCGGCATTAGACCGGTCAACGGGCTATCAGAGGCAGGCTATACCACGAATTGACGATCATATCCTTTTTAAGTGGCCTGGCCATTTTTCCGGGATTTATCGCTGGTGGGCAAAGGATGTTTATGTGACCCCTGAGGGCGATATCAAAGAGATCGATATCAGTCATAAGTCCATGCAGGGAACCGAAGTCCTCATACCGGCGCGGTTACCAGAACATGGTCGGGTAGTGACATTAGCCGAAGATCAAACGCTGGCGACCTTTGACTGGCAACCGAAATGGCGATTGGATAATGGTCGATATCCGTTACCGAGCCTGACGAAAGACGACCATATTATGGCTCTGGACGTAAAACCCAAGGCTCGGGTTTCCCTGCTCAGGGACCGCTATACCGGGCTTCACTCACTGCAGCTGCATGAGGCCACAACCAGAAATATCAAGCTTTCCTACATCGTAGAACCAAAACCGGGCAAAAAAATACCAGCCCGGCCAGAACCATCAACACGGTTTGACGCCCGCTGTTCAGAAGCTGTGAAAACACTACTGAACGAAATGTTTGAGAACATTGACGATCAACCCTCCGAAATACAGGAGCCTTTGCGGAAAATAAACGACGCCGAAAACACGAGGCAATGCATTGAGGCGATCAAGGACTACTGTCAAGGGTTTTCCGGTAATGCCATGCCGGATCCCAATAAACCTTTCTTTGAATTCCTCGTCAAACAGCGGCAAGGGAGCTGTCGTCATCGTGTGCCTGTTTTTGTGGTTTTATGTCGTTATTTCGGGATTCCCTGTCGGAAAATTTCTAACCGTACTCACACCTTTGCAGAGTGTTCATTAGATGGTGGCCAAAGCTGGGAGTCCGTGGATTTGGGCGGGTCGCCTGCTAAAGAAACAAAAATCCTGTCTGAATTCCAGCACACCATAAAGGTCCGTGGTTCTGGTGCTGAGTCAAGAAAGACCAGGGCTTTCCTGGAAGGTGCTGATTCCGCACAACTGGAGGCTATGGCTAAAGTCTATGGCATGAATCCTGAGGAACTGAAAAAAACGCTTGCAACAAACGGTGCATTGCCAGCAACCCATCTGACTACTGCTGAAATAGTAAAGAAGCTTTGGCAGGAAAAAGATTTAGCCAGTTTTTCCATGGGTGTCTCAATGCTATTGCAGACAGAGTCATTGAGCGATGAAGAGATGCAATTGATTGCTGCTGCGAGTTACGATGATCCATGTGCCTGTTACCCGATGTCGGAGGCGGTCAAACACATTTTGTTCAGCAGTGATAAAGATCAGGTCACTGAACAACTCAAGTTGCTCCACTCAAAAATGACTGATCAGGCCGGTGCAAGCCCTCAACAGTGGTTGAGTTCAATGATTCGTATACTGATAGGCAGTGACCTGACCCAACCTTCGGTTATTGAATTTGCCCGTAACGCTCTGAAATTGGGTTGGCTGAATCCACCTCCGACCTATAACACCGACATTGTAGATGTCAAAAAACATCATCAGCTATTGGTGCGTCTGAAAGATGTCGATGAACTCAGGGTTGAAGCCACACATTGCCTGAGAAAGTCGTACGAGATATTGTTTTCCAGGGGGGCAAATAGTCAAATATGGCGGTTGACTTATCAAAGCTTCCAAAAATATCATCCTTTCTTCGTCACTCATCGTCATGATGGTTTTTCGTTATCCCTTCAAAATAAAATTGACAGCCCATCTATACGGATCGACTGGACGGACAAACCTGAGGGCATTCCGAATATAGAGCGAATGCTGGGGCATCAGTCGGCGTTTCCACAGTTAAACTCTGGCAATGCTAATCACCGTCCAGTCATTATGCTGGGGGATCCTGCCTGGGGATGCCGAGTGATTCAAGAAAAGGTCGAAGCCCTGATTCAACGAAAAATTG